A genomic stretch from Lathyrus oleraceus cultivar Zhongwan6 chromosome 2, CAAS_Psat_ZW6_1.0, whole genome shotgun sequence includes:
- the LOC127120621 gene encoding chaperone protein dnaJ 13 yields the protein MAEQNEEQDNRELYAVLNLSPEASDEEIRRAYRQWAQLYHPDKYQSPNLKEAATENFQRVCEAYEILSDPNKRQVYDIYGMEGLKSGLELGPSLDKAEEIKAELDRLKRMREQEKRAARIQSSGTIMSNMSLPQYLHGDGLFKGMAMTSEIQSQLSKRSVAVIGGNLAVDGHVGGGAANAVLSHQISEASSIEFMASAGLRSLLGVQTSRHISSHSSATAGLTVSLKDGSLNLSNAWTRQLSDTTNGSIQLLLGSQSSVAVGWQKKDERRTATGEVKFGTGSFETSVHYTHRFSSKSHGCIAGRVGSSSIEMEVGGGRKLSKFSTVRWLYVVGIQGISWRFELYRGGQKLVVPILLTNYLNPVFATGAFVIPASFYLVLKKFFIKPYYLKRNKQKALEKEGKSSAQVQEGRAAAEKAQKLQQNVANRKRSKQLEMDGLVILKALYGSDTILNNLYSSNETSFESTSGVIDVTTPLNFLVNDSGQLKLHEGVKKSGIMGFCDPCPGERKLLYVEYAYASNQHKVLVGDYEELLIPQDTHRI from the exons ATGGCGGAACAGAACGAAGAACAAGACAATAGAGAACTCTACGCAGTGTTGAATTTATCCCCCGAAGCTTCCGATGAAGAAATCCGCAGAGCATATCGTCAATGGGCGCAACTTTACCACCCCGATAAGTACCAGTCTCCTAAT TTAAAAGAGGCTGCCACGGAGAATTTTCAACGAGTATGTGAAGCGTATGAGATTTTGTCAGATCCAAATAAAAGGCAAGTTTATGATATCTATGGCATGGAAGGGTTGAAATCTGGTTTGGAACTTGGTCCGAGTTTGGATAAAGCTGAAGAGATTAAAGCAGAATTGGATAGATTGAAGAGAATGAGGGAACAGGAAAAGAGAGCGGCGCGGATTCAATCATCCGGTACAATTATGTCTAATATGTCTTTGCCACAGTATCTACATGGTGATGGCCTCTTCAAAGG AATGGCAATGACAAGTGAAATTCAGTCTCAGTTGTCAAAACGAAGCGTTGCTGTGATTGGCGGTAATTTAGCAGTTGATGGACATGTAGGTGGTGGAGCTGCTAATGCTGTACTAAGTCATCAAATTTCAGAAGCTTCGTCAATAGAATTTATGGCTTCAGCTGGTTTACGTTCACTACTTGGGGTTCAGACATCTCG GCATATATCCTCACACTCATCTGCAACAGCAGGCTTAACAGTGTCTTTGAAAGATGGTTCATTGAATCTTTCTAATGCATGGACCCGCCAACTGTCAGATACAACAAACGGAAGT ATACAACTCTTGTTGGGATCACAGTCATCTGTAGCCGTAGGGTGGCAGAAAAAAGATGAGAGAAGGACTGCTACTGGAGAAGTGAAG TTCGGCACAGGTTCTTTTGAGACATCAGTTCATTATACTCATAGATTTTCTTCTAAATCTCATGGCTGCATTGCAGGAAGAGTTGGGAG TTCTTCCATTGAGATGGAAGTTGGTGGTGGGAGGAAGTTATCAAAATTCAGTACTGTGCGCTGGTTGTATGTAGTAGGAATTCAG GGTATTTCCTGGAGATTTGAACTCTATCGTGGGGGTCAGAAGCTGGTTGTTCCT ATTTTGCTGACGAATTATTTGAATCCCGTGTTTGCTACTGGAGCATTTGTTATTCCAGCATCTTTTTACTTAGTTCTGAAG AAATTTTTCATTAAACCGTATTACCTTAAAAGGAATAAGCAGAAGGCTCTGGAGAAGGAGGGGAAAAGTTCTGCTCAG GTTCAAGAAGGAAGGGCTGCAGCTGAAAAAGCTCAGAAATTACAACAAAATGTGGCCAATAGGAAAAGAAGCAAGCAATTAGAAATGGATGGACTGGTTATTCTGAAAGCGCTTTATGGAAGTGATACAATTTTAAACAACTTGTATTCGTCGAATGAAACAAGTTTTGAATCTACTTCAGGAGTCATTGATGTTACGACACCTCTGAACTTTCTAGTAAATGATTCTGGTCAACTTAAG CTTCACGAAGGTGTAAAGAAATCAGGAATTATGGGCTTTTGTGATCCCTGTCCTGGAGAGCGCAAACTGTTATATGTAGAATATGCTTATGCCAGCAATCAACACAAG GTCTTGGTTGGTGACTATGAAGAATTACTGATACCCCAGGACACCCACAGGATATAA
- the LOC127120622 gene encoding bifunctional adenosine 5'-phosphosulfate phosphorylase/adenylylsulfatase HINT4 encodes MAGTIGATAPCIFCEIATNSKSHTILHSDDKVVAFRDINPSAFRHYLVIPVKHIPTVNDLQRNTEDYSLVSHMLDVGKMLLLRDAPHSKQYRFGFHQPPLNSVNHLHLHCLALPYTPRWRCMKYLPFGPIGFIEAEKFLEKIKPVPGVHSKV; translated from the exons ATGGCGGGAACCATTGGAGCGACAGCGCCTTGTATTTTCTGTGAGATAGCAACCAACTCCAAATCCCATACAATTCTCCACTCA GATGATAAAGTTGTTGCTTTTCGGGACATCAATCCATCAGCTTTCAG GCATTACTTAGTGATTCCTGTGAAGCATATTCCTACAGTTAATGATCTTCAGAGAAATACCGAAGATTATTCTTTGG TGAGTCATATGTTAGATGTGGGAAAAATGTTATTACTCAGAGATGCACCTCACTCAAAGCAGTACAG ATTTGGTTTTCATCAGCCTCCATTGAACTCTGTTAACCACCTACATCTTCATTGTTTGGCGCTACCGTATACGCCCAG ATGGAGATGTATGAAGTATTTGCCTTTTGGTCCAATTGGTTTCATTGAAGCAGAGAAGTTTCTTGAAAAGATAAAGCCTGTGCCCGGAGTTCATTCAAAAGTATAA